The genomic segment GACTGCAATTTTTACAGAAGTGATGCTGCTCAAATAGCAAGCATTAAGTAGACTTAAAAAGAGAGGTAACAATATCTTGATTTACCATATTTCACTGCATTGCATCTACTTGCCAGTTTCAAAGTATCAATAAACTCAGCTCAATAAGCGGCATTACTTTTATATTAACCATTAGCGTTTAAGAGCAATCCCATTGTCAATTTAAGCACTTGCTGAGCTTCTGAACCACAGCAAAATCAGCATTTACATCAAGTCATGCTGTGATGCTACTCTAACCCTGCTTACAGAAACTTCATCTCAAGCctattttccatgaaaacatAAGGAAAAAGTAATTTTCCATGAAGCACCTGCACTTTACAGACGAGCATAAAAAGGCAATTCTAAGGGAAACAACCCTGAAGTTGCATTAtttggaaaatatatatatatatatatatatatatatatatatatatatatatatatatatgaatgcaTATACTGCTCTGGGTAGGTCTCCATTATCCCATCATTTTTGGACACAGAGGAGCTCTTGGAAAGACACGATTAAGGTTCTAAAGTGGTGATCAAGACCTCTTTAAAGGTTCTTTTACATAGTGAAGAAAACTCACTTCTTAGGAATCCTCTTCCATTTGACACCATGAAGTCAAAACTCTAATCTCACAAGGACTAAATTCACTTTTGTACGAACTTAGTAGTTCAATTATTTCCATAGAAAGTTATGGGCAAAAGATCTCTCCTAGACAGGATTGGAACATAACTGTTTAACCCCATGCAAAATCAGCAGAAAACTTGCTTAGAACCATTAAATTATCCAGGCCAATTTTGCCACGGAACCTCAAAGGTACCACcaaaaaattattctcaagaTTGTGATAGGTAAATAGCTTAATCTATCCTTATATCCTTATTTAATTGGAAAAGTCTATATATACCCCTATATTTGAGTCCATTATGTCCTTGTACAGTAATTCTTCAATATAATCTTCAAgttttacaaaattatatttttcattccaaaattaacctcaaataaggatataatagaaaattttctcaaaatgttttaagaataaaagagttttaaaattacttaatcattaattttttaaaaaataaaattatatttgtgtaTAGTTTAAGGATATTTTTAGAATGAAAAGTATAGTTATGTTAATTTACATTGGAGAATTTGATACTATACAAGGACATCatagatataatttaaaacataaagacATGTTCAAGAGCTGACCATTTATACAAGGGACACATTGAGCTATTTACCCCAGAAATTCTATGCTGGTAACtccaactttaaaaattatgatttcgtCGAAAATCTTATATTTGAATATCCAGACCTTTAACTGGTTTGCGCGGCAAAAGGCTCAGGAAATGAAACCAACAACTAAAGGGAAGCTGCCACTGAGAGACACAAGTAGTAATAGGATGACCTTGACCTCAAGAGTTCAAGCCATAGGTTAAAATAAGGCACTTGAGATGTCAGCTAAATGGGAAGTTTTTTCTTGTTACATTTGTAAATCCTAGGATTACAAGAACATAGATCATCAACTGTTGAATTATGCAACCCATCTTAACTTGAACTAAGACGATTAGCTACAGAGCGTGTGTGAGAGTGAGAAAGACTGACAGAGGACAGAAAAATTCAAGACATCAAAGCAACAGATAAGTCCTGTTTCTAACAGAAACTCCAAACACAAAGATCAACagaaaatatagtgaaaaataagaaaatgtgGAAGCATGCACACCTTCAAATCTGGTAATTCAATTACACATGCACATTCAACCACTTCTGCTCCAGCTCGTTCTGAAAGATAATATAGTCAAGCCGTGCACTCAATCAGAACAAAGATTTGGATAAtacacaaacaaaatatatcacaaggaattggatcatgcttcagTGAAATTTCTGAGAAAGCAATCAACAAGGAGACAAATTTATCGAAATATTAGTCATTGATCAGATCATAATACTATCACATTGTAGTAACTTCTCTATCACATGGGAAGCAATGAACCCCTGGTGAAAATTGTTATTCAGTATCTTCTTTTTTCTAGTACAGCAAAACTTGGGTTTCTAATTTGTCATGTAAATGGATCTACTGTTTCTCATAGACTTGAACAGCTCTGCAACCAACATTTACAGTAGAATATTGCCATTAAAACTTGTTTGTCATTCACTTCCAGATAGCATGTTTCATTGCTAGTTTATTTGGATTGATTGACATTTTAAATGTCCCACATGAGTGGACCAGAAGctgaatttgtattttaatcaaacataaatatttcagtttttttggatcattttaatcTTGCGTGTTTTTTCATCAATGGTCTTGTATACATGAATTGTTAAACAGACAGGTCACGTAACAACTAAAACACAAATGCATCTCAAGTGTTTTAACAAGAAATAGGTTACCGAGTAAATTCATGGCAGCACACAGAGTGCCACCAGTGGCAATCAAATCATCAACCACCAAAGCACGTTCACCCGATTTGACTGCTCCAACATGCATCTCAAGACAATCTCTTCCGTATTCTAGAATATACTTTTCTGAAATAACTTCGCCTGTAAACACGACAATAATTATTAACAAGATTGTAAACAGAGAAATTAGGAATTTAAGTATCACATGTAGCGTCTTTGAAGCTGAGATTTCTAGTGCATATAAAACAGAGACATCTATAGAAATCAATGACATCAATACTTATGTGTCTGAAAGATTCTCTGATGTGACAGATGATATGGAGAGTGAAAATTAATGTGGACAAACCCACTCCACACAGCTAAGCTAGCAGTGgaggaggaaaagaaaaggaaaatgcaaATCACTCAGGCACTTCTACTGGTTGGGTGGCTAACAGTGTGAAGAAGACGGGCATTCTGTTAATACAGTAACCATATCAACTGTGAGGAATATATTTGGCTTTCCAACGTAGAATGGACATCCACTATCACGCTtaataagaataaaacaaaGTACATTGGATACAAGGGTGCTGATTTACCAAATGGACCAACTGTATAGTACACACAATAACTAACACTTGGCAactataaaagtataaaattaagatGTAAATCAGCGGCTGATTATTGCTCCACATGAGCGTAGCTCCAAGAATGTAGTTCAAGGAGTAGTGCCTACATCCACAAAGGGGTGAGGTCTTAGTTTCAAGTTACACCTTTGTCGATTTAACTTCAATAAAAATTGTGAAGcgccataaaaaaatatcagtatCAATTGTAGAGTCCCAGAGCATGCAGAGAAGAAGAATTAAATGCAATACAGTGATCAAATAATGTACGATCAGTATATAGCTTGCTATTTATCATGAGCGTACCAAATACATCTTGAAATATAAACATGTTCACGCCACTGCAGAAAGGTTATTAGTAAAGAGACGAGGAGTACCAGGCAATTTCCTTGGTTTTCTCAGAGGAACAAACTTCGCTCCAATTGCCAAAGCAATGGGAGGTCCGAATATAAATCCCCGAGCCTCTATTCCTGAAAAAGACAATTGCTCACATTTTAGGTCCAAATTTCTGATACGCTAAACAGATTGCTGAGCTCTTTTATTAGTTAAAACATCAGTCTTGTATGTGTGTATTAGGGAGGAGTATCCATTAATTAAGCTTTCGAATTTTGAAATAGTACCTCACATGGAAACAGCTCAAAAGTCAAAGAATTTTGACTACTTgtaagtaataataataataaacagtaACAGGAGGCAAGTACAAACTTTGTGGCAGCAGTTAACAAAATTTGCAGGAGAGCATCAATGCAGGGCTACAAGATATCTTATCAAGAAACACATTTAAGATTTGATCACCATGGGACTTGGAGTACTTCAAGtgataaaaaccataaaatgcCCCCTGGCAGTCGAACGACACAAAAGCTAGGACACGCAAATGATGCAAAGGAAAACTTTCTGACCaacaaattgtttttatcagAACTTCTATCAAGGAAAAAGAATTACATGAGCTGCAAAGCATTATATATACAGTTTTGGAAGACTCCACATCTAAAATATGATGAATAGGACTGTGGAGAGAACAACAGAAATCATGATGAATGTGATTATTTTAAGCTCAAGTGGCAGAGTCAATGCCCGTAATACTTGAATGTGACATAAACCTGCACTGGAATTTGATAAGCTAGATCTCCAACTGACCAAACGCGGAACACATGCACTAGAGCTAATCCAGTGGTAGCATCAATAGACTGGTGACAGGTACGAAAAACACAGATAATTATCTGGCAAGGGAAAAGGCCGAAACTTTTCCATGTGAAACTAAAATCTCTAAAGAAGATTCCACTAATGTATAAAGTTCCGCATAAACACAAGAAGACAAAATTCATCCACGTGGTACAATGAGACAGATTCTAATGCCCACACAACGGGACAAAGCAAAGTACACTTAAATGCTGACCGAATCCTTCATCATCGAAAAGCAAAACCAAAATGAGGTCTAACGGCACTATCAGTAAGAGATCATGAAACCTCTTCAAGTATGCATAGTTTGCTATTATTTGCAAGTGCAAGACAACACATTACGTGaggctaataaaaaaatcactcatAAGCAACTTAAGACACAAGAGTTTCTGAATGAACATGACCCAGTTAACCAAAGAGGGATGCGACCGTGGCCATCTTACAAAATCACCCATCGCAGGAGAAAACCTAAAACCACTATAAGAAAGACAGCGGTTCGTCATTTAAGACCTCACACAATGCCATCAATTTCAGGTGCAAAACTGGCTACTGCAAAAGGAAAAGTAAAAGGATATGACTAAAAACAAGAGACAATATAACCGAGGTATGGGATCAAAACATCAAACAGTAAAATGGGGAAATCTACGTTACAATAGAGCCAAAAGAAGCCGGCCCATCTTAACTTTAGCATCATTTGGGtccacctatttttttttaacaaggtgGGCATCCATCACCAACCACAATCCACCCAGATCAGATCCTAGCACATGCccacaacaacaacagcaacaatagAGAGAAGTAGAGTGGTCAGCTGAGAGCCGCTAAGGGGAAAAAATGAACAGAGAGCAATCAATGGCACACCACACTAACAAAGCCCATTAGTCAAACAAGAAATCACTCTCTAGCAGAAAAAAGGCgaacaagaaagaagaaagaaaaactaaacaTCACATACACACAAACAGTCACTCCCATTTAGCATTAAATGAGCCCATCAAAAAGCCagtcataaaaagaaaaagaaaagaaaaaaaggcaacCAGAAACTTAGGCAGTGGTGCATTTTGCTCTGTAAGCAAAAGGACCCCACCACCTTGAACCCAAGATCAGTTGTTAAAAGGCCTCAAATCAGATCTTCTAATTACACCTCAAACAGAATGAAAATAtgctaaggaaaaaaaaagaataaaaagcagaaatggggcctttcactctttcttgtgagttttgttttttgttttttttacctgcaaCAACTGAAATGTTTTTGCCTTTGTATCTCTCAACAAACAAATCAATTGTGTCCTTGAATGCTTTAGGATTCAGTAATAGGGTGGTGATATCTTGAAACATGATACCTGCCATCATAAACCATCAATGATAAACTTATAACCAGAAAAGAAGCACAGCCATAGATTCTCTGCTTTTCACCGCCAGTAgagtagtatatatatatatggaaaagcACGTACAGTCTTGAATCATGAAAGCTTAAACGTGTTTGACCTCAAACAACTTGGTGAAGATTTTAAAAAGGAACAAAACTTTGAATCGAGAAGAAACTTCGTATGCAAAACCCAGTTGCAGCAACCGATTCTTGAATTTAACTCTAAAATTCGAGATCATAAAGCTATTTCTGCCAAGTCTATGTTTCTcaacaaccaagaaaaaaaaacagaaaaaacctgGTTTTGGAAAATTGGGAACAACACGAATCCTAGTTTTGATGTCATGAATACGAGGATCTTCATCTCTGTAAGCCGACATTGCAATGTAGAGTAGCGGTGGTGGTATTTTTAACAACTTTGATGTGtcttaaaaaatagtaattctattacaacaaggaaagaaagaaagcctGTGTGTGTCTGCCTCAGTGTCTCTCTTTAGCTCCTCTAGCCGTTTTTCatggtaagaaaaaaaagaaaaaaacagaacagaGATAATAAaaggtgtgtgtgtgagagagagagagagagaggcaacaCACATAGAAAGTAAAGTGATGTATTTATagaaggagaggagaggaggaggaggaggaggagggagcTCTCTgcacaagaaaaggaaagagaaagagaagattgataatagcaaaaaaaaaaaacagagagaggtaAATGGAGAAGGGGGGAAAAAAGAATCACGAGggctttctatttatttatttatttatttactttttctgTTGGTGCAGTTATTTTCCATTCCCTTTAATCGCTGctgtataaaatataaatagctCCGTACGCAGCTTCTATTTGGTCTTTTGGGATTTGGGCCCCCAACTCAAGATTTTACGCCTATCTTCTTTTTGTGTAGTATCTTTATTCGCTTCGCAACTCCTTCCTTTacagatttcttttttcttgaattcatTTAGGATTTTGTATagtcataatatatttttttatttttctaatcagTACACGTGGCATTCATTTCTATCTTATCTAAGACCTATAACACCAGCCTATATTCAGAATagatgttttgtattttttttcaaaattattttaagatttatatgttttgaggGATATTTTCAGGACAATACgtataactttattttaaaattaaagaacataTCCGGAAGAAAATCCAACATATTTAGATATTTAAGGTGTCATTTGGTATGGGGTtaagaaataaaagtaaattattataaacataattattataagaatgatttttaaggatataaaagttttattttaagaatatttggtGCGCTAATAAATTAAAGGGtgaaatgttaataaaaatatataaaaaaatattagtaataattagcgagagacaaataaaaaaaaatttgtttggtatgtatttaatttggaggtaaagagagaggagagaaaaaaataataacaacaataataataaacttggaGGTTAAATCTTACCCCCTAAGTGTTAATTTTACCTTCCCTTAAAAACTctcctaaataaaaaaattatttcaaactcGCTTAAATTTTGCAAGGACAAATTCTACCTCTCCTACAAACCAAGCCTGAAGGAAAGAGATTCACTcgcttaattttaattttatttttttggttctaaTAAAGCACTTATAATTCCATAATTTATCACTTCATGTGTCCCTTTTATCATAATCacctaataattataaatttaaaggatAGACTTGGCGGTCAAGGAAGTTCACGGCAGGCAGCCTTTAACTTGAAGATTGGTCTCAATATTCTTCATATCAGAGAAgagtttatatatttaaatacattaaattagtGCAAATATCTTACATGAACGTGTGATGCGCGTGAAAATAAATATCTGGAGCTccctcccaataatatttttgttatgctGCGATATGTGAACTAGTCGTGAAAACCttgttgattatatatatatatacacgcacACACTCATATCGTCGCCGGAGCGTGATTAATATAAAAGGATGAGAAGAAGAACACGTAGAGGAAATGTAATCCCAGAGAAGAAGGATGACAGGTAACCTTCAATGTCTGCTAAAATGGCATGTTAAGATGAAAGAACACATCTCATGTTAGGTCCTACCTTGTGATATTTGCACTTGTCATGCCTTTAGAATTCATgctccaaccccccccccccctctacCAAGCAAGGTCTCCATCCTAGCTCAGGTCGTTGCTTTCAGATTGGTACCTGAATAATTCTTGCGAGAGGGTCTCTGCCATGAGTTTGCTTTGGCAATAACCAAAAGATATATTGATGGCGAAAGATATACAGGACTCTGGATATTATTGATTAGTGCTCCTTGATTTTTTCAGAGACCAGTGGAAAAGGAAAGGGCGTAAAAGGATTAGGTCTTTGTGGGCTACAGCCGCATCAATTAGGAAACTTAAAAGCAGGCATAATAATAACTTccgatcatatatatatatagctagctACCGAATACTAAATAGGGTGGTTTAGTCGTCCAATTCAGTTCATATATGTATAATAATGAGATGAGCAGGCAAGTGTCTTTTCGTTGTCTTCAGTGATTTCTCCTGGAGAGATCTAAAAAATAGTTGTTGTGAAATGCTAGAATTGGTTTATATTGTAATCttgcgttttttttttaggatatatataattaaggtcttgtgtttttcttagaaattgcataattatgaaaaaaaatttcaatcatttATTGTAGTGGGCACTGTAGCTGTTGCgaaaattaatgtaattttttgttttttaggagAAAAATATTTGCTTGGATTTGCTTCTCctatcactatttttttattattatctttgttcttttata from the Populus nigra chromosome 1, ddPopNigr1.1, whole genome shotgun sequence genome contains:
- the LOC133681807 gene encoding adenine phosphoribosyltransferase 3 isoform X1, whose translation is MSAYRDEDPRIHDIKTRIRVVPNFPKPGIMFQDITTLLLNPKAFKDTIDLFVERYKGKNISVVAGIEARGFIFGPPIALAIGAKFVPLRKPRKLPGEVISEKYILEYGRDCLEMHVGAVKSGERALVVDDLIATGGTLCAAMNLLERAGAEVVECACVIELPDLKGRERLNGKPLYVLVESH
- the LOC133681807 gene encoding adenine phosphoribosyltransferase 3 isoform X2; this translates as MFQDITTLLLNPKAFKDTIDLFVERYKGKNISVVAGIEARGFIFGPPIALAIGAKFVPLRKPRKLPGEVISEKYILEYGRDCLEMHVGAVKSGERALVVDDLIATGGTLCAAMNLLERAGAEVVECACVIELPDLKGRERLNGKPLYVLVESH